A window from Gossypium raimondii isolate GPD5lz chromosome 7, ASM2569854v1, whole genome shotgun sequence encodes these proteins:
- the LOC105804328 gene encoding transcription factor bHLH62, with amino-acid sequence MDNQFSLNAPPFHLEPSLSASYYLSSAMDIHATELNCSQHCEQPTDYYGLHFHLPLSSMPSQVGGFQGNNNNISPLQGRSKSVTSQNESLLNPNADLEASKYWNSRKRTKTVETSASPTIAAKGSERNQESNEKRSNTNTNTKPLEPPKDYIHVRARRGEATDSHSLAERVRREKISERMKLLQDLVPGCNKVIGKAVMLDEIIKYVQSLQRQVEFLSMKLASVNSRLDFKLDSVMSEDIFQSNNNFAHPISTIDSWASAIFGQQQQNLALHSNVSNGTMTQCSVQPMDTAIWPQLQHPFTSNQLPLS; translated from the exons ATGGACAACCAGTTTTCCCTCAATGCACCACCATTCCACCTTGAACCCTCCCTATCAGCTTCCTACTACCTATCTTCCGCCATGGACATTCATGCAACCGAGCTGAATTGCTCCCAACATTGTGAACAACCAACTGATTATTATGGTCTACACTTCCACCTCCCCCTGAGTTCAATGCCATCCCAAGTTGGTGGTTTTCAAGGGAACAACAACAACATTTCTCCATTGCAGGGTCGATCAAAGTCTGTCACTTCTCAAAATGAATCATTACTGAATCCCAATGCTGATTTGGAAGCTTCAAAATATTGGAATTCaaggaaaagaacaaaaacagTGGAAACTTCAGCTTCACCAACAATTGCTGCAAAG GGGTCTGAAAGAAACCAAGAATCAAATGAAAAACGGAGCAACACTAATACCAATACTAAGCCTCTAGAACCTCCCAAGGACTATATTCATGTTAGAGCAAGAAGGGGTGAAGCCACTGACAGCCACAGTTTAGCTGAAAGA gtCCGTAGAGAGAAAATTAGTGAAAGAATGAAGCTTCTGCAAGATCTTGTTCCTGGTTGCAACAAG GTCATTGGAAAAGCAGTTATGCtggatgaaattataaaatacgtTCAATCATTGCAGAGACAAGTTGAG TTCCTCTCAATGAAGCTAGCTTCAGTTAATAGCAGACTGGATTTTAAGCTGGATAGTGTCATGTCCGAGGAT atATTTCAATCAAACAACAATTTTGCACATCCAATATCCACAATAGATTCCTGGGCATCAGCCATTTTTGGGCAGCAGCAGCAAAACCTTGCACTGCATAGCAATGTTTCTAATGGGACAATGACCCAATGCTCAGTGCAGCCAATGGATACTGCAATATGGCCCCAACTTCAACACCCATTTACCTCCAATCAACTTCCCCTTAGctaa
- the LOC105804319 gene encoding ATP synthase subunit d, mitochondrial isoform X2 — MSGPGKKVVDVAFKASKNIDWEGMAKLLVSNEARKEFATLRRTFDEVNSTLQTKFSQEPEPIDWEYYRKGIGSRLVDMYKEAYESVEIPKFVDTVTPQYKPKFDALLVELKEAEEKSLKESERLEKEIAEVQELKISTMTADEYFEKHPELKKKFDDEIRNEYWGY, encoded by the exons ATGAGCGGACCGGGGAAGAAAGTCGTCGATGTCGCGTTCAAAGCATCAAAGAACATTGATTGGGAAGGGATGGCTAAGCTTTTGGTCTCCAATGAGGCTCGCAAAGAGTTTGCTACTCTTCGTCGCACTTTTGATGAAGTTAACTCTACTTTACAAACCAAATTCAGCCAG GAACCTGAACCCATTGACTGGGAGTACTATAGAAAAGGAATTGGCTCTCGCCTGGTAGATATGTACAAAGAGGCATATGAGA GTGTAGAGATCCCCAAGTTTGTTGACACCGTCACTCCTCaatacaaaccaaaatttgATGCATTG CTTGTAGAATTGAAAGAGGCAGAGGAGAAATCCTTAAAAGAGTCTGAGCGATTGGAGAAAGAAATTGCCGAGGTTCAAGAACTTAag ATCAGCACCATGACCGCAGACGAGTACTTTGAGAAACATCCAGAGCTTAAAAAGAAATTCGATGATGAGATCCGGAATGAATACTGGGGCTATTGA
- the LOC105804319 gene encoding ATP synthase subunit d, mitochondrial isoform X1 codes for MSGPGKKVVDVAFKASKNIDWEGMAKLLVSNEARKEFATLRRTFDEVNSTLQTKFSQEPEPIDWEYYRKGIGSRLVDMYKEAYESVEIPKFVDTVTPQYKPKFDALLVELKEAEEKSLKESERLEKEIAEVQELKQKISTMTADEYFEKHPELKKKFDDEIRNEYWGY; via the exons ATGAGCGGACCGGGGAAGAAAGTCGTCGATGTCGCGTTCAAAGCATCAAAGAACATTGATTGGGAAGGGATGGCTAAGCTTTTGGTCTCCAATGAGGCTCGCAAAGAGTTTGCTACTCTTCGTCGCACTTTTGATGAAGTTAACTCTACTTTACAAACCAAATTCAGCCAG GAACCTGAACCCATTGACTGGGAGTACTATAGAAAAGGAATTGGCTCTCGCCTGGTAGATATGTACAAAGAGGCATATGAGA GTGTAGAGATCCCCAAGTTTGTTGACACCGTCACTCCTCaatacaaaccaaaatttgATGCATTG CTTGTAGAATTGAAAGAGGCAGAGGAGAAATCCTTAAAAGAGTCTGAGCGATTGGAGAAAGAAATTGCCGAGGTTCAAGAACTTAag CAAAAGATCAGCACCATGACCGCAGACGAGTACTTTGAGAAACATCCAGAGCTTAAAAAGAAATTCGATGATGAGATCCGGAATGAATACTGGGGCTATTGA
- the LOC105804299 gene encoding U-box domain-containing protein 9, translated as MAKTGVLSSDPTVRAKAVELKKELQRLVRTIVDDDDYSIHAIDRAKDALCALRGLIMFNKRSSPATFKLREAVPCPEEFKCPLSKQLMRDPVILASGQTYDRPFIQKWLNAGNRTCPRTQQVLSHTILTPNHLIREMISQWCKSQGIELPNPVQCGREEGITEAECDRFFSLLDKLSAAVPEQKEAAKELRLLTKKVPSFRALFGESIDAITQLLTPLTRCNSQSGVHPDLQEDVITTLLNLSIHDSNKKLVAETPMVVPLLMEALRSGTIETRSNAAATLFTLSALDSNKVLIGKSGVLKPLIDLLDEGHPLTMKDVASAIFNLCIIHENKARAVRDGAVRVILKKIVDGVHVDELLAILAMLSTHQRAIEEMGELGAVPCLLRIVRESNCERNKENCIAILHTVCLNDRTKWKALKEEEISYGTISKLAQDGTSRSKRKANGILERLRRAINITHTA; from the exons ATGGCGAAAACGGGGGTGTTGAGTTCGGATCCAACGGTGAGAGCGAAGGCAGTGGAACTGAAGAAAGAATTGCAGAGACTGGTTAGGACTATCGTCGACGACGATGATTACAGCATCCATGCCATCGATCGAGCTAAAGATGCTCTTTGTGCTTTGAGAGGCCTTATTATGTTCAATAAACGATCCTCGCCGGCCACCTTTAAGTTACGTGAAGCGGTGCCCTGTCCTGAAGAGTTCAAATGTCCTCTTTCTAAACAGCTTATGAGAGATCCTGTTATTTTAGCTTCTGGTCAG ACATATGACAGACCCTTTATCCAGAAATGGCTGAATGCGGGCAATAGGACTTGCCCTAGAACCCAACAAGTTCTTTCTCACACGATTCTCACTCCCAATCACCTGATCAGGGAGATGATATCGCAGTGGTGTAAGAGTCAGGGGATAGAACTGCCGAACCCTGTACAGTGTGGTAGGGAGGAGGGCATCACGGAAGCAGAGTGTGAtcgtttcttttctttgctcgACAAGTTGTCCGCTGCAGTGCCTGAACAGAAGGAAGCAGCAAAGGAGCTTCGTTTGTTGACAAAAAAGGTGCCTTCATTCCGAGCTCTTTTCGGTGAATCCATTGATGCCATTACTCAACTGCTCACCCCGCTCACTAGATGCAACTCTCAGAGTGGTGTTCACCCTGATCTCCAGGAAGATGTGATTACGACACTCTTGAACCTTTCGATCCATGACAGCAATAAGAAGCTTGTTGCTGAAACACCAATGGTTGTTCCCCTTCTTATGGAAGCACTGAGATCTGGAACTATTGAAACAAGGAGCAATGCAGCTGCGACCCTTTTCACTCTATCGGCACTTGATTCTAACAAGGTTCTTATTGGTAAATCTGGTGTCTTAAAACCTCTCATTGACCTTCTAGACGAGGGTCATCCGTTGACAATGAAAGATGTTGCTTCTGCAATATTTAACCTATGCATTATCCATGAGAATAAGGCAAGAGCTGTGAGGGATGGTGCAGTAAGGGTCATTTTAAAAAAGATTGTGGATGGTGTGCATGTAGATGAATTATTGGCTATCCTTGCAATGCTTTCGACCCATCAAAGGGCTATTGAGGAAATGGGGGAGCTTGGAGCAGTTCCTTGCTTGCTTCGTATTGTCAGGGAGAGCAATTGTGAACGGAATAAGGAAAATTGCATCGCAATCCTGCACACCGTCTGTCTTAATGATCGAACCAAGTGGAAGGCActaaaggaagaagaaattaGCTACGGAACAATATCTAAGCTTGCTCAAGATGGAACTTCGAGATCCAAGAGAAAGGCTAATGGAATTCTCGAAAGACTAAGAAGGGCTATTAATATTACTCATACTGCATGA
- the LOC105804309 gene encoding serine/threonine-protein kinase OXI1, translating into MIDDQQQLDRRPHHSIPTLDLDRLEIVTALGRGAKGVVFLARDKVKDEVLALKVICRDSIEKKNHKAVKTSHGNEGNEYRRVSFEQEVLRNLNHPLLPRLRGVLATDKVVGYAIDYCPGRDLNSLRKKQTEKMFSDDIIRFYAAEMVLALEYLHNLGIVYRDLKPENIMIQENGHLMLVDFDLSTKLSPMSPEKSIPPNSVNQTPPDSVKKKRFFPFVRCCNSGISPDDTASQESVNSERTTESESVEKSNSFVGTEEYVAPEIISGNGHDFAVDWWSLGILLHEMLYGTTPFRGPNRKETFYRILTKPPDLVGEPTSLRNLIRKLLQKDPKQRITLEGIKGHDYFKGIDWDLILQMDRPPYIPAQSEAEISVVNKEGIKGFDDVESFVQEIFANGEDGGKNKGSNDENPNTNDSHNLNNNPFSVF; encoded by the exons ATGATTGACGATCAACAACAACTCGATCGAAGACCACACCATTCGATCCCTACCTTGGATTTAGATCGCTTGGAAATTGTTACGGCTCTAGGACGAGGAGCGAAAGGAGTAGTGTTCCTTGCCAGAGATAAAGTGAAGGATGAGGTTTTAGCTTTGAAAGTAATATGTCGAGATTCGATCGAGAAGAAGAATCATAAAGCAGTCAAGACTAGTCATGGGAATGAAGGAAACGAGTATAGAAGAGTTAGTTTTGAACAGGAAGTTTTGAGGAATCTTAACCACCCGCTTTTACCTCGGTTGCGAGGAGTTTTGGCTACTGATAAAGTCGTCGGTTACGCCATTGATTATTGTCCCGGTCGTGATCTTAATTCTTTGAGAAAGAAGCAGACTGAGAAAATGTTCTCCGATGATATTATAAG GTTTTATGCAGCGGAAATGGTTCTGGCTTTGGAGTATCTTCATAATTTAGGCATTGTTTATCGAGATTTGAAGCCTGAAAATATTATGATCCAAGAAAATGGCCATCTCATGCTTGTAGATTTCGATCTTTCCACGAAACTTTCTCCTATGTCGCCTGAAAAATCGATTCCTCCCAACTCGGTCAATCAAACGCCGCCGGACTCAGTCAAGAAAAAGCGATTCTTCCCTTTTGTTAGGTGCTGTAACTCCGGAATCTCTCCGGACGACACGGCATCTCAAGAAAGTGTCAACTCGGAGCGTACTACTGAGTCAGAATCAGTAGAGAAATCAAACTCGTTCGTTGGAACAGAAGAGTACGTCGCGCCAGAAATCATATCAGGCAACGGTCACGATTTCGCCGTGGATTGGTGGTCTCTAGGGATCCTCCTCCACGAAATGCTGTACGGGACGACGCCGTTCAGGGGACCGAACCGAAAAGAGACCTTTTACAGGATCTTAACGAAACCGCCCGACCTCGTGGGCGAACCGACGTCGTTGAGGAActtaataagaaaattattgcaaaaagatCCAAAGCAACGGATCACATTAGAAGGAATCAAAGGGCACGATTATTTTAAGGGGATTGATTGGGATCTGATACTGCAAATGGATCGGCCGCCATATATTCCCGCACAATCAGAGGCTGAGATTTCAGTGGTGAACAAGGAAGGAATTAAAGGATTTGATGATGTCGAGTCATTTGTCCAAGAAATATTCGCCAATGGCGAAGATGGTGGGAAGAATAAAGGTAGCAATGATGAGAATCCTAATACTAACGattcacataatttaaacaataatccCTTTTCTGTATTCTAA